One region of Thunnus albacares chromosome 20, fThuAlb1.1, whole genome shotgun sequence genomic DNA includes:
- the LOC122971716 gene encoding testis-expressed protein 47: MATSQKSTNFSSQSDERYSEEEGGGTVTMFEVFDGRMREKIVLQRLIVIARLPRDLADRTELGAHYEKLNFQLSKLYTWDYMTGLLLIYPSCLLHVIESSREVLVAVLKDLKDMQQQSDGILLEAPKVVFMAHNPQSRLFQQWSYKVLNADQVAGDLEAKGVEDEESSTETLVCCVLSALQKLNEQLEISKAPPGSVLDETPELIVPQEVLNQLLAREELQSPQQYLQAYNSPLNISMDFGQVIRSSCLTTV; encoded by the exons ATGGCCACTTCGCAAAAATCCACAAACTTTTCATCCCAATCTGATGAAAGATACtcggaggaggaaggaggaggcaCAGTGACAATGTTTGAAGTGTTTGACGGGAGAATGAGAGAG AAGATCGTGCTACAGCGGCTCATAGTGATTGCTCGGCTCCCCCGCGATCTCGCTGACAGGACAGAACTGGGAG CTCATTATGAAAAACTCAACTTTCAGTTGAGCAAGCTGTACACGTGGGATTACATGACGGGCCTGCTGCTGATTTATCCGTCCTGTCTGCTTCATGTCATTGAA TCTTCCAGGGAGGTTCTGGTTGCTGTGTTGAAAGACCTTAAAGACATGCAGCAACAGTCAGACGG TATTTTGCTGGAAGCTCCCAAGGTTGTGTTCATGGCACATAACCCTCAAAGCAGGCTGTTCCAGCAATGGAGCTACAAG GTGCTAAATGCAGATCAGGTGGCCGGGGACCTTGAGGCTAAGGGAGTTGAGGATGAGGAATCGAGCACAGAGACTCTGGTTTGCTGTGTTCTGTCAGCACTGCAGAAACTGAACGAACAGCTTGAAATATCTAAG GCCCCTCCTGGATCAGTGCTGGATGAGACTCCGGAGCTGATCGTCCCTCAGGAGGTTCTCAACCAGCTTTTGGCTCGAGAGGAGCTCCAGAGCCCACAACAGTACCTGCAGGCCTACAACTCACCCTTAAACATCAGCATGGACTTTG GACAAGTCATTCGAAGCAGCTGCCTCACCACAGTTTAA